A single genomic interval of Nycticebus coucang isolate mNycCou1 chromosome 21, mNycCou1.pri, whole genome shotgun sequence harbors:
- the ANKEF1 gene encoding ankyrin repeat and EF-hand domain-containing protein 1 isoform X2, translating into MTIPSTGRTVLMEVSREGVLELVRGILERGGEVNAFDNDRHNAAHFAAKGGFFDILKLLFAHNGDLGLIAMNGNTPLHYAAMGGFTECCKYIAQRGCDLKWKNLEHKTPRAVAKDAGFKVASKEIYRAERIANRLAKPGVKNPNPLWALRLHDWSIEHETFLREAFAVVDRGDGTVSKEDFVMTLEDRQDFASPDLLLTVAQLHEKTRGAGVNVNEFFKGTKYLSKSFVLGSYGVKKKKKGMGKKVRKGKFVLPLPVCVIPEEAFPRRPDGGPPYYMLETYKNVTDTNRFNGDHPPEHPVQDDSAWYIDDPGKVYENINFITKAGDLASLKKAFESGIPVDMKDNYYKTPLMTACASGNIDVVKFLLEKGANVNATDNFLWTPLHFACHAGQQDIVELLVKAGASIDALSINNSTPLTRAIESCRLDTVKYLLDIGAKFQLENRKGHSAMDVAKAYADYRVIGLIKEKLDNLPKPAENQKMKGRQSAKMKTEGPEVKKEEEGLSSIYTVPPIPEGKKIQKDNVVSLNSLITSGHTKKVDITFIPQRVWSPEPTTADLIRKRELRRERFTYEVDFEDFMMPFQKNITEKARAMEAALKI; encoded by the exons ATGACTATTCCT TCCACAGGCCGAACGGTTTTAATGGAAGTGTCAAGAGAAGGAGTGTTGGAACTAGTCCGAGGCATATTGGAAAGAGGAGGTGAAGTGAATGCATTTGACAATGACAGACATAACGCTGCTCACTTTGCTGCTAAAGGAGGCTTTTTTGAT atattGAAGCTTCTTTTTGCCCACAATGGAGACCTAGGGCTGATTGCAATGAATGGGAACACACCACTTCATTACGCTGCCATGGGTGGTTTTACAGAATGCTGTAAATATATAGCTCAACGAG GATGTGACCTGAAATGGAAGAATTTAGAACATAAAACACCCAGAGCTGTGGCGAAGGACGCAGGCTTCAAAGTCGCAAGCAAAGAAATTTATCGAGCAGAGAGAATCGCTAATAGACTGGCCAAACCAGGAGTTAAAAACCCCAATCCGCTCTGGGCCCTTAGGCTGCACGACTGGTCCATAGAGCACGAGACTTTCCTCCGGGAAGCCTTCGCCGTTGTGGACCGGGGCGATGGGACGGTCTCCAAGGAGGACTTCGTGATGACGCTGGAGGACAGGCAGGACTTTGCGAGCCCGGACCTGCTCCTGACCGTAGCTCAACTTCACGAAAAGACCCGGGGAGCGGGGGTCAACGTGAATGAGTTCTTTAAAGGAACCAAATATTTAAGCAAGTCTTTTGTACTGGGATCTTACGgggttaagaaaaagaaaaaagggatgggcaaaaaagtaaggaaaggcaAGTTTGTCCTGCCCCTCCCAGTCTGCGTGATCCCCGAGGAGGCGTTCCCGCGCCGGCCGGACGGCGGCCCGCCCTACTACATGCTGGAGACCTACAAGAACGTCACCGACACCAATCGCTTCAACGGGGACCACCCGCCCGAGCACCCGGTTCAGGACGACTCCGCCTGGTACATCGACGACCCGGGCAAGGTGTACGAGAACATTAACTTCATCACCAAGGCCGGGGACTTGGCTTCCCTGAAAAAGGCTTTTGAATCGGGCATCCCTGTGGATATGAAGGATAATTATTACAAAACACCATTGATGACGGCCTGTGCGAGCGGGAACATAGACGTGGTCAAGTTTCTCCTGGAGAAAGG agCTAACGTTAATGCAACAGATAATTTTCTGTGGACTCCACTTCATTTTGCATGCCATGCGGGCCAACAAGATATTGTTGAGCTTCTTGTTAAAGCTGGAGCTTCAATAGATGCACTTTCAATCAACAACTCAACTCCTTTAACTAGAGCCATTGAAAGCTGCAGGCTGGATACTGTAAAATACCTACTTGATATCGGTGCTAAATTTCAGCTGGAAAATAGAAAAG GACATAGTGCCATGGATGTTGCAAAGGCATATGCTGATTATAGAGTAATTGGCCTGATTAAAGAAAAGCTAGATAACTTACCCAAACcagcagaaaatcaaaaaatgaaGGGCAGGCAATCTGCTAAAATGAAGACTGAAGGCCCTGAAGTGAAGAAAGAAGAG GAAGGACTTTCATCAATTTATACTGTACCACCCATAccagagggaaagaaaatacagaaggaTAATGTGGTTTCTCTCAATTCCCTGATTACCAGTGGTCATACCAAGAAAGTGGATATCACATTTATTCCACAGAGA GTTTGGAGTCCTGAACCCACAACAGCAGACCTGATTAGGAAGCGGGAACTACGGCGGGAAAGGTTTACTTATGAGGTGGACTTTGAAGATTTTATGATGCCTTTTCAGAAGAACATCACAGAGAAAGCTCGAGCAATGGAAGCTGCTTTAAAGATCTAA